A stretch of Macadamia integrifolia cultivar HAES 741 chromosome 7, SCU_Mint_v3, whole genome shotgun sequence DNA encodes these proteins:
- the LOC122083937 gene encoding hydrophobic protein OSR8-like encodes MASRTAIFCEILIAILLPPLGVFLRHGCCSVEFCICLLLTLLGYVPGIIYAIYAIVVVDKDRYRTDYYEPIR; translated from the exons ATGGCTAGCAGAACAGCGATCTTCTGCGAGATCCTAATTGCGATCTTGCTTCCTCCATTGGGGGTTTTCCTCCGACATGGTTGTTGCAGC GTTGAATTCTGCATTTGCTTACTCTTGACGCTGTTGGGTTACGTGCCAGGAATAATTTACGCGATCTATGCAATCGTAGTTGTTGATAAGGATAGGTACCGTACCGATTACTATGAGCCGATCAGATGA